Proteins from one Carassius gibelio isolate Cgi1373 ecotype wild population from Czech Republic chromosome A25, carGib1.2-hapl.c, whole genome shotgun sequence genomic window:
- the LOC127947258 gene encoding myelin regulatory factor isoform X3, translating into METVIDETEALQRFFEGHDINSSLEPTNIDTSILEEYISKEDDSTDICFTEVHSTPGPQYPSPQAGASSSGGVGCGVSPPIPLRQGTVLSLPQPCQNPYPPPPPLSHLRQNYPCLGQQQSQTPQHQQTHVKPDHRGQYAPGTLPESPPDSSSEPYSPQQANDPHMLRTMTPENMCHMTSPPPLPTHPHYPSMHRDMYLKPEPMISQYSIGPASSGGGDMQQSQMLHQLLQHPQGPDGIPVHPTKKRKHSDSPNSTLNSQILTGIIKQEPGLMQDAENSYLDPNYQCIKWQPHQQNKWTTLYDSSGKELPMPTYRVDADKGFNFSLADDAFVCQKKNHFQVTVYIGMPGDPKYVKTSEGLQPIECFYLKLNGVKLEAMNQSINVEQSQSDRSKRPFKPVLVTLPPEQVTKVTVGRLHFSETTANNMRKKGKPNPDQRYFMLVVALQAHCHSQSYTVAAQVSERIIVRVTAASNPGQFESDSEVLWQRGQLQDSVYHHGRVGINTDRPDEALVIHGNVKVMGSLVHPSDIRAKENVKEVDTTDNLRRISQMRLVHYQYKPEFAATVGIDATSETGVIAQEVQQILPEAVKEGGDVVCANGETIPNLLVVNKERIFMENVGAVKELCKLTDNLETRIDELERWSRKLAKLRRLDSMKSTVSGGTVSQSGSYFSRTGSGPLKKKTAKPGSKRSDPEQSCLSHRFMQGTILALVIIMTFSVISMSILYVLNLQRRGSISDVEGSRSAVGSALQTSFSSVRVTTSTLSPDSTSPSLSSHHSTPASTNQSATISLLPGNNQSTPDSSTGVPTQATINKKAKSRLLDKDSRNKNRLSHTSSPLFLSKSKRPPQSPELSGATKRLPGGQQPPSRRQRSINTQGGNPAACLSKLHIVEMDQEIRTLDCSSSESCSFTLFLNGDRNSSMSSVTLHMISSSEVWVWQCGATRGRLCPNQPEASFSLERSAYTAGTSHLWSLPVTPFQEVTYYFRVSHSSQTGCSNEDGDVSSQCSEYSFLIQSTC; encoded by the exons GTCATGATATTAACAGCTCTTTGGAGCCAACAAACATTGACACGAGTATCTTGGAGGAATACATCAGCAAAGAGGACGACAGCACTGATAT TTGTTTCACAGAGGTCCACAGCACCCCAGGACCTCAGTATCCCTCGCCCCAGGCCGGGGCATCCTCTTCAGGGGGGGTAGGGTGTGGCGTGAGCCCACCCATTCCCCTGCGCCAGGGCACCGTCCTGTCTCTGCCCCAGCCCTGCCAAAACCCCTATCCACCTCCACCCCCACTGAGCCACCTCAGACAGAACTACCCCTGTCTGGGGCAACAGCAGAGCCAAACACCCCAACACCAACAGACACACGTCAAACCAGACCACCGCGGACAGTACGCCCCGGG AACGCTACCCGAGTCCCCTCCTGACTCCAGCTCAGAGCCATATTCACCCCAGCAAGCCAACG ATCCACACATGCTCAGGACAATGACGCCCGAGAACATGTGTCACATGACCAGTCCTCCTCCTCTCCCTACACACCCCCACTATCCCAGCATGCACCGGGACATGTACCTTAAGCCAGAGCCTATGATCTCACAGTATTCGATTGGTCCAGCCAGCAGCGGGGGCGGAGACATGCAACAGAGTCAGATGCTTCATCAACTCCTACAACATCCACAAGGACCAGA TGGGATTCCCGTGCATCCAACAAAGAAGAGAAAACATTCAGACTCTCCCAACAGCACTCTCAACTCTCAGATCCTCACAGGCATCATCAAACAAGAGCCag GTTTAATGCAGGATGCAGAAAACTCATACCTGGATCCAAACTACCAGTGTATAAAGTGGCAGCCGCACCAGCAGAACAAATGGACTACATTATACGACTCCAGTGGAAAAGAACT TCCGATGCCTACATATAGGGTGGATGCAGATAAGGGGTTTAACTTCTCCCTGGCTGATGATGCATTTGTGTGTCAGAAGAAGAACCACTTCCAAGTGACCGTGTACATCGGGATGCCAGGAGATCCCAAATATGTCAAGACCAGTGAGGGGCTACAGCCCATTGAATGCTTTTACCTGAAACTCAATGGGGTCAAG CTGGAAGCGATGAATCAGTCCATTAATGTGGAACAGTCACAGTCTGACCGGAGCAAAAGACCTTTTAAACCAGTGTT AGTGACATTGCCGCCGGAGCAGGTGACCAAAGTAACGGTGGGACGTCTCCATTTCAGTGAGACCACAGCTAATAACATGAGAAAGAAAGGCAAGCCGAACCCCGACCAGAG GTACTTCATGCTGGTGGTTGCTCTTCAGGCTCATTGTCACAGTCAGAGCTACACTGTGGCGGCTCAAGTCTCCGAGAGGATCATCGTCAGGGTAACCGCT GCGTCTAACCCGGGTCAGTTTGAGAGTGACAGTGAAGTGTTGTGGCAGAGAGGGCAGCTGCAGGACTCGGTGTATCATCACGGCCGGGTGGGCATCAATACAGACCGGCCGGATGAGGCTCTGGTTATCCATGGCAATGTGAAGGTCATGGGTTCCCTTGTGCACCCTTCTGATATTAGAGCCAAGGAGAATGTGAAGGAG gTGGACACCACTGATAACCTGAGGAGGATTTCCCAAATGAGGCTGGTGCACTATCAGTATAAGCCTGAGTTTGCAGCCACCGTGGGCATTGATGCCACTTCTGAGACTG gggTCATCGCTCAGGAGGTCCAGCAGATTCTGCCGGAGGCTGTGAAGGAGGGAGGAGACGTGGTGTGTGCTAACGGAGAGACCATCCCTAATCTACTGGTGGTCAATAAA GAGCGGATCTTTATGGAGAACGTGGGAGCAGTGAAGGAGCTCTGCAAACTCACTGATAATCTGGAGACTCGCATTGACGAACTTGAACGCTGGAGCCGAAAGCTGGCAAAGCTGCGCCGACTAGACAGCATGAAGAGCACGGTCAGCGGGGGAACCGTCAG ccAATCAGGAAGCTATTTTAGCAGAACAGGAAGTGGACCACTCAAGAAAAAAACAGCTAAGCCAGGAAGCAAG CGGTCCGACCCGGAGCAGAGCTGCCTGAGTCACAGATTCATGCAGGGCACCATCCTGGCGCTGGTCATCATAATGACCTTCAG TGTCATCTCCATGTCCATCCTCTATGTGCTCAATCTTCAACGTCGTGGAAGCATAAGTGATGTTGAGGG GTCTCGTTCTGCCGTGGGTTCGGCTCTTCAGACTTCTTTCTCCTCTGTCAGAGTGACCACATCCACTCTCTCACCAG ACTCCACCTCGCCATCGTTGTCCAGTCATCATTCAACACCTGCCTCAACCAACCAATCAGCCACTATCAGTCTGTTGCCAGGCAACAACCAATCCACTCCCG actccAGCACTGGCGTTCCCACCCAGGCCACGATTAACAAGAAGGCAAAGTCTCGCTTACTGGACAAAGACAGCCGGAACAAGAACCGCCTGAGTCACACGTCTTCTCCTCTGTTCCTCAGTAAAAGCAAACGGCCGCCTCAGTCTCCAGAGCTGAGCGGAGCAACCAAACGCTTGCCTGGTGGACAACAGCCACCGTCCCGCAGACAGCGCAGTATCAACACACagg GTGGAAATCCAGCAGCATGTCTAAGCAAACTTCACATTGTGGAGATGGATCAGGAGATCAGAACGCTTGATTGTTCCTCGTCTGAGAGCTGCAG CTTCACTCTGTTTCTAAATGGAGACAGAAACTCATCTATGTCTTCCGTTACTCTGCACATGAT CTCCTCCTCCGAGGTCTGGGTGTGGCAGTGTGGAGCCACCAGGGGGCGACTTTGTCCAAATCAACCAGAAGCTTCTTTCTCACTAGAGCGGAGCGCTTATACAGCG GGGACCAGCCACCTGTGGTCACTTCCTGTTACGCCTTTTCAAGAGGTCACCTACTATTTTCGAGTGTCACATTCA AGTCAAACGGGATGTAGCAATGAAGATGGCGATGTGTCCTCGCAGTGCTCTGAGTACAGTTTCCTCATTCAAAGCACATGCTAA